A single genomic interval of Lathyrus oleraceus cultivar Zhongwan6 chromosome 7, CAAS_Psat_ZW6_1.0, whole genome shotgun sequence harbors:
- the LOC127107966 gene encoding cold-regulated 413 plasma membrane protein 1: MWNRMNFQDEAAQLINSDFRDLGEAAHKLADHVLKLGGLGFGASFFGFFAAVAAIYLLVLDRTNWKTNILTSLLIPYIFFSLPQLVFGVFRGEIGKWIALVTVVLRLFIPKHYPDWLDLPGALVLLVVVAPNVIATTFREDIVGVIVCLVIACYLLQEHIRASGGFRNSFTRANGVSNSIGIILLLVYPIWALLVIIF; the protein is encoded by the exons ATGTGGAACAGGATGAATTTTCAAGATGAAGCAGCTCAGTTGATCAATTCGGATTTCAGAGACTTGGGTGAAGCTGCTCATAAACTCGCTGATCATGTTCTTAAACTCGGTGGTTTGGGATTTGGAGCTTCTTTCTTTGGATTCTTTGCTGCTGTTGCTGCTAT TTACTTGTTGGTTTTGGATCGCACAAACTGGAAGACCAACATTCTCACATCACTACTCATTCCATACATTTTCTTCAGTTTGCCGCAACTAGTTTTCGGCGTATTCAG GGGAGAGATTGGAAAATGGATTGCTTTAGTTACTGTTGTGTTAAGGCTTTTTATTCCAAAACATTACCCTG ATTGGTTGGATTTACCAGGTGCTTTGGTGCTTCTGGTTGTTGTAGCTCCAAATGTAATTGCAACCACTTTTAGAGAAGACATTGTGGGAGTGATTGTGTGTCTTGTCATTGCATGTTATTTACTACAGGAACATATTCGTGCGTCTGGTGGTTTCAGAAACTCATTCACTAGAGCAAATGGTGTGTCGAATTCCATTGGCATAATACTTCTGTTGGTTTACCCTATCTGGGCGCTTCTCGTTATCATTTTTTAG